In Lolium rigidum isolate FL_2022 chromosome 7, APGP_CSIRO_Lrig_0.1, whole genome shotgun sequence, the DNA window ATGCAAGTAAGGCTTATGACCGGGTTGAATGGAGCTACTTGCAGAAAGTAATGTTGAAGATGGGTTTTGCTAGAAGATGGGTAGATATGATAATGGCTTGTGTGTCATCAGTAAATTATAATGTCAGATTTAATTCAATGGAGACTGACGTTTTCACTCCATCAAGGGGCTTATCTCTTTTtgttggtggctcaaggtttatCAAGTATGCTTAAGGGAGCGGAACAAAGAGGTGAACTAGAGGGGGTTAGGGTCTTCCGTGATGCCCCTATGGTCTCTCATCTCTTGTTCGCGGACGATTCACTAATCTTGATGAATGCAGATATGAAGAATGCGACCAAAGTAAAGGAAATTTGTGACAGTTATTGTGCAAATTCGGGCCAAAAACTATCTGAGAGTTAAGTCAAGCATTTATTTTAGTCTGAATACTTCGGTTGAAGTGAGGGCGGAGGTGTGTCAATTCCTGAATATTCTGACTGAATCTCTCAATGATAAGTATCTTAGCCTACCGGCTATGGTAGGGGTTAATAAAAGTGATTGTTTTAGACATTTGGTGGAAAGGGTGTTAGCAAGGATTAGTGGTTGGAAAGAGAAGATGTTGAGTTTGGGTGGGAAAGAGATTCTTATTAAAGCGATTGCTCAAGCAATACCGGTGTTTGCTATGATGGTGTTCAAGATTCCAAAAAACATTTCCAAAGGAATTTCTGATGCCATCTCTCAATTCTGGTGGGGCGATGAGGAAGAGCAGAAACATATGCATTGGAAGGCatggtggaagttgtgtatccCAAAGAAGAGTGGAGGCATGGGCTTTACAGATATACAATGCTTTAATTTATCTATGTTGGCAAAACAGGTTTGGAGATTGTTGAGTGATTCTGATTCTCTATGTGCTAGAGTTTTGAGAGCTAAGTATTACCCTGATGGTCGGCTCCTAAATGCTAGACCGAAAAGTGGCAGCTCCTTCACATGGCAGAGTATTCTTGCAGGACTTGAGTGTTTTAAAAAGGGATATATTTGGAGAGTTGGTGATGGCAGTCAAATTAACATATGGGAGGACAGTTGGATTCCTTCAAGTCATAACCTGAAAATCATGACGCCTAGAGGCAGTAATATCCTTACTCGTGTGGATGAGTCGATTAATCATGTTGATGGTACATGGGATGAAGAGCTGGTCAATGATATTTTTTGGCCGATAGATGTTCACAGAATTCTacaaattcttctgactccggaCAGGGAAGATTTCGTGGCCTGGCACTACAATAagttgggtatgttttctgtcaaatCAGCTTACTATTGTCAATGGAATTACaaatttgggagaaataataggaATGAGAACATTGCTGAAGGGGCAAATAATTCAGTTTGGGAGAAGCTGTGGAGTCTTGAAATCCCTAGTAAAATTAAAATCTTTGGCTGGAGAGTATTACACGCTATGATCCCTTGCCGTGGTGTGCTTGCTAACCGGCATATTGGCAACCAGGCCGGGTGTCCTATTTGCTCAAATGGATGTGAGGATATAAAGCATATGTTGTTCACCTGTGAGCTAGCAAAAGAGGTGTGGAGGTGCCTCGGGTTGGAGGACAGATTGGGATCTGGTTCTGTGATTTTGGAAGAGATCTTAAAAAGAGGTGGACGATTTCCTTCTATAGATAATGTGGGATCCGCTGAACTCATTCTTATTGCAGGTTGGTTTATTTGGTGGGAAAGGAGACAGAAGGTACATGGCGAGGATGTACAAACACCGTTCCGATCAGCAATGTCCATTAGAGTTCTAGCAAAAAATTATATGGAGGCTCTGAAGAAGCCGGTGGTAAAGCAAAAGGAGGGCTCGAAGAAGCCCTTGGAAGGCGCGGCCTCATGATCAATGTGGATGCGGCATTTGATGGTGATTCGGGAAAGGGGCGACGTGAGTCATTATACGAGATCATACGGGGGCTTGTATGGCTGCTCTACAGACGTTCTTGCCTCATGTTGTTGATGCTCCAATGGCGGAGGCCTATGCTTTTCGAGATGGCTTAACATTGGCACAACAAATTGGTCTGCAAAACTTTATAATTCAAACTGATTGCGCCCAAGTTGTGGAGACTATGAAGAATGGAGGGTTTTCAGCAACATCGTCCGCAGTCATTTATGACGATTGTAATATTCTTTGGAGTGGTTTTGGCAAGGTTTCCATTGAGTTTTGTAATAGGGATGCTAATCAGGTAGCTCACGAGCTTGCTAGAGTTTCAGTTCTGGTAGTTTTTGTACCTaggtcgatgaaccccctagttTCATACTTAGCAAGCTCGTTAATGATGTAACTGTTTTGTGAGGGGCAGCAGgtaccagacgcactcttttccttccagggtacctaaaGGAGTTGGAAGATTTTTAATGAGACGGCCTGCTGTCCATATTAATATATGGAGTTTTGTTTAAAAAAAAGTGCATGAAGAACCATAAATACCCGTTCAAGTTCCAGAAACATGGGCACCCTCCTCGTCGCTCCGCGCCATTTTGCTCTTCGCCACGAAGCCAAAGGGAAGGCCGCCATCATGGACTCCGAAATCCAGTACGAGCTGCCCGGTCTCATCCGCGTGCACAAGAGCGGCTTCGTGGAGCGCCTGCAAGGCACCGAGACCTCCCCGCCCTGCCCCTCCGGGGACCCCGCCACCGGCGTCGCCTCCAAGGACGTCGTCCTAGGAGACCCCGCGTCCAACGTCTCCGTCCGCCTCTACCTTCCCTCCAACGCCGCTGCGGAGCCCGGCAAGAAGCTCCCCGTTGTCGTCTTCTACTACGGCGGCGCATTCGTGGTCAGCACCGCCGCCACCCTGATCTACCACAGGTACgccgcctccctcgccgccgcggtCCCTGCCATCGTCGTGTCCGTCAACTACCGCCTCGCCCCGGAGACCCCGCTCCCGGCAGCCTACGACGACGTCTTCGCGGGCCTCAAGGCGGTCGTCGCCGCGTGCCGTCCGGACGGCGCGGAGCCCTGGCTCGCGACCTACGGCGACGCATCCCgcatcgtcctcgccggcgacagCGCCGGCGCCAACCTGGCGCACCACACCGCGATAAGGCTTCGGAAGGAACCTATCGAGGGGTACGGCGACGAGGTCCGCGGCGTCGCGCTCCTCTACTCCTACTTCTGGGGGAAGGAGCCGCTGGGCGGGGAGCCCGCAGACGCCGCCGTCCGCGGCAGGTTCGAGCGCTCCTGGGAGGTCGCCTGCGACGGCAAGTTCGGCCCCGACCACCCGTACATCAACCCGTTTTCGGCGCCGCAGGAGGAGTGGAGGCAGCTCGGGTGCCGCCGCGTGCTGGTCACCACCGGCGAACTCTGCTGGTTCGTGGAGAGGTCGCGCGCCTACGTAGAGGCGATCAAGGCGTGCGGGTGGGACGGCGAGCTCGACTTCTACGAGACCAAGGGCAAGGGACACGTCTACTTCTTGTTCAACCCTGACTGCGAAGAGGCCATCAAGGACCTCGCCGTCGTGGCGGACTTCGTCAGGCGCTGCTGAGGTTTTCTTCGCTCGTTTGCTTTATCCGGGTCAGCGATTCACTAGTAATAAAGGAGCACGTAATTTCTGTATTTTTGTTTGTGGGTGCTTATCAAGCATATATCTCGCTCGATAAATTTCTGTATTATTCATGCGCAATGCGCCAGTTACAGCTTCATTGCAGGGATCGATGAAAGGCAGTGGACTGATAGTACTTTTCCTATTCTGAATTTCTGGTGCGCATCATAAGCAAGTAGCAGTACTATCACATTTTACATGTAATTCTGATTACACTTGTAAGTCGTAACACGAACGAAACAATGTCTGCTTCTCTGAATCGATTGCCGGTTGCAACTTCATTGCATGATGGAAGCAAAATTCAATGGACTGAACTGATATTTTGGTGGTTTCTGAATTTCCGATTACCACtaagtctaagagcatctctaccagATACCGCAAAAATTATTTACAGTAAATCGCACAACGTTTTACGGTATGAAAAAGTCTTCTCACAGAGTAGGTACCGCAAAAAGAGTCAGGATATGGACGAATCATACATGGGATCCACATTATTTTGCCTTTTCTCCTATTTTTCCCCAATCCAACCCATCTTCCTCCTGACAACCACCTTCGTCGCCCCCCTGCGTCGTCTTGTTTCTGAGCTTGCTTCTTTATCCTTCCATCAGCTATCCTGTACAATTCACTGAAATCTTATGGTTGAATGATTCATGCACCAATAACAAAAAGATCAAACCAGTGTTTCCCGTATAGGAATTGCAACCTTATACCAGTAGTGGTTCTCCTTCTATTCATTGGAACCGCTTAGTGGAGCCCACGCTCTCGCCGTCCGCCCGCCAGCTGCCGGCACCAGCTGAGGTCGGGGCCGGCTATGTCGCATGGAAGCCCCACATGCCTCCCCGAGCTTCACGCGTCGCTGCTCTTCTTGAGCTCCGGCCCACGTAGCTCCTCCTTAGGCCttatttggtactagagttttagtggggataatccgctccaaatttcaaatttccacttatccccaatacatgtttggtgctagagtatgggcgagtttaatccccacttatccccacttttacctaaattttagtgtaattttttcaatccccaatactctacccctgcCTAGCGGATTGgtggggttttgtggggattgggtgacaaaagtgattcacccaatactctagagtttACCCCCACTAATTcccactaaaacactagtaccaaacaaccTAAAAATAAGGCtatttggtactagtgttttagtgAGGATTAGTGGgggtaatactctagagtattggatgAATCTTTGCTGTCATCCAATCCCCACAAACCCCATCCATCCAGTAGGTAGGGATAGAGTATTGAGGAATGAAAAAAATTACACCAAACATGTATTgaggataagtggggatttgaagtttggagcggattatcctCGCTAATCCCCGCTAGTATCAAACAAGGACACCGCCAGCTCGCCTTGGCCATGTTTCATCGCCAAAATCGGTCGAAATACGATGTCGATTTGGCCGGACTCTGGACGGTGCCGCGGAATACCGGTCTGACACTCTGACGAGGGTTAACCAAAGTTTCCATCCCACAAAACTTTACCGCAGATATGGAGTACGAGATGCTTCTTTTACGGTTCCCCATATTTACAGGATGGAACATTATGCAAGATCTATgcagtttttgttgttgttgacaaACTCAAAAAAATTACGGTTTTTGCTATCTGCTACTCTAACGTCAATAAAGTAAACAATATTTGCAAAAAGTGTtaaaatattgggcccacatttggtggcccatactagatttcagattttccctataaatctcaaagcccacttagtggcagccttgtgagtttgagcccaagttggtggcagctcactagggagtgacaagaggtgggaagtttagtcccacatggaaagttgggaggaagttagaccatcttataaggtgggttgtttcaccactagtaagtgagtgagaataggagtgctacacgcgcgcgctcctcctcctcctcactcgacgcgacgcgacgcgacacgctcgtggtgagtggattgagcctcgagccgagactttccttactttctttttgcagctcaggaaaacgaacagagtcctagacggacgcgtcgcagttagtcggttcgggtcgctcccggatcgtgggctatctgtaaccgactcgaaacgttcgtgcgacgtgggcgtggcccacgttgcctagggtttctcgagcctatataatctcctgcccggctaccgcagaaatacaccgaatacacgagttagggtttccacctctctctgcttgcgccgccatcgtagcctaccccATCCcgtgcgccgacgtgcatcggcgaacgggagagcaggtctccggaaccgctcgtccttgcgatcctgtacgggagagggcgaattaggtttttgggaagcgctctgcgcggcctgctcaagctcttcatcacgggtcgccttccgtccaagtcgggcggtgctgcctaccgtcgtcttcaacgctgtctacttcgacccgtcgtccctgtcgtcaacaacgttgtcatcaacaacgttactgttgcgacatcatctgctacacctccaccgccacctccaccagtgtggtgacccggcataccactgcatggtgtagtatgcaagtttgatataacaccaatgaaacaccgttccactagtattatatcgctcagagtggtacaacagaaacatatgcgggtccaaggcatgcctatagaattacaacactgactctgttacataagatcagcacagcctcctattttacaatgaggtaaaactgcaaataaactccagaagaacgactcgtagtctaatcctatcacgaactctatttgtagagtatttaactagctatagaggctaagaataggttctagctaaataggagctaggttaaggaagctagttcccttatatggctaatctaggttttctcctcgttggatgtgatatctgactccactgacggggtcctgtctcttgaagtagttgttgactcctcggcctttgagttgcactgtagatcctccttcgatgcctccatacctaagcggggatttaagagtgggatgagtacgagcgtactcaacaagttcattataggaaagaggtgtttaatgcactagctacggcattagaccggaaagtctaataccaatgcaggttttcataatcatttcttcaagaggttgcttttattcggaagaactatgtccgtcggccttcaccggtttactagaacttcatggagctcctttccggccgcgttcgcagttccatatcccggaacgaggagtgacaagtcacggttctttacactctgcgagaggtgtgttgctttacccataagagatcttaaccttggtgccaaccgggcaatttccccgtccacacttcctatggtgtgaggcccggtataaggtctagccaatcatgttcctcccgctacctcgaacacccaccctttgttgcataccccgaccccgggtcctcgtcggtcctcttataccacttaaggatggaccccgaccacgacaacggtttgggactcgttaaccaaactccttcgccggtagccgcaacccatcatagaccgcaataccgtggggactttaggcttccccagcccaccgcttgcacttcgagcgacaagtgtctacggactatgccgtggggacttaaggcttccccggNNNNNNNNNNNNNNNNNNNNNNNNNNNNNNNNNNNNNNNNNNNNNNNNNNNNNNNNNNNNNNNNNNNNNNNNNNNNNNNNNNNNNNNNNNNNNNNNNNNNcacttggtagaacttgctcctacttatgaaattgctgctgctgctttagttcgcatgttggaaactaaatttgttaatctcaatcctataatccaacatatgtttcttacactcggtgatatggaagagggggaaaagaaagattttgttttagaaacccttcttagagaatttggtggtctagcaagagaggctagaaaggtctttgctaaatttaatatgcttggttctcataccaattttgttggtctccttgaaaaaatggacatggatagaataaggtacactaataatattaatgatggtggggagatcaaagcaccaataccatgtaaactcctagctatgaatgatgcactagaaaataactatgcttggcttgttcttgaaaatttgttcgatgagagtagcaagcccaagactaatgaaaagggagacgctgaaacttatgtatccaatatactatgcttggttgagaaaactccaaaccccgctgtagatgcaccaccctttgataatacttgatatacactttctgcgcctagctgaaaggcgttaaagaaaagcgcttatgggagacaacccatgtttttactacagtatttttgttttatatttgagtcttggaagttgtttactactgtagcaacctctccttatcttatttttatgttttgttgtgccaagtaaagtctttgatagtaaagtgaatactagatttggattactcgcgtagaaacagatttctttgctgtcacgaatcttggtctaattctctgtaggtaactcagaaaattaagccaatttacgtgagtgatcctcagatatgtacgcaactttcattcaatttgggcattttcatttgagcaagtctggtggctcaattaaatccatctttacggactgttctgttttgacagattctgccttttatttcgcattgcctcttttgctatgttggatgaatttctttgatccattaatgtccagtagctttatgcaatgtccagaagtgttaagaatgattgtgtcacctctgaacatgttaatttttattttccactaaccctctaatgagttgtttcgagtttggtgtggaggaagttttcaaggatcaagagaggagtatgatgcaatatgatcaaggagagtgaaagctctaagcttggggatgccccggtggttcacccctgcatattctaagaagactcaagcgtctaagcttggggatgcccaaggcatccccttcttcatcgacaacattatcaggttcctcccctgaaactatat includes these proteins:
- the LOC124672362 gene encoding probable carboxylesterase 2, whose amino-acid sequence is MGTLLVAPRHFALRHEAKGKAAIMDSEIQYELPGLIRVHKSGFVERLQGTETSPPCPSGDPATGVASKDVVLGDPASNVSVRLYLPSNAAAEPGKKLPVVVFYYGGAFVVSTAATLIYHRYAASLAAAVPAIVVSVNYRLAPETPLPAAYDDVFAGLKAVVAACRPDGAEPWLATYGDASRIVLAGDSAGANLAHHTAIRLRKEPIEGYGDEVRGVALLYSYFWGKEPLGGEPADAAVRGRFERSWEVACDGKFGPDHPYINPFSAPQEEWRQLGCRRVLVTTGELCWFVERSRAYVEAIKACGWDGELDFYETKGKGHVYFLFNPDCEEAIKDLAVVADFVRRC